The Acidobacteriota bacterium nucleotide sequence CAGATTGGGCAGCAGCGCCTGATAGGCGGGGCCGCCGAAGGCCTGGGCCGTCCCCACCACGAAGACCAGCACCAGGAAGTGCCAGAGAGCGATGACGTCGAAGTAGACCAATCCAGTCAGCGTAAAGGCGCTGCTCATCTGGATGTACTGGGAGGCCAGAAGCTGCTTGCGCCGGTCCACCCGGTCGGCCACGGCTCCTCCCACCAGGGTGAAAAGGATGAAAGGCAGCGAGCCCAGAAATCCCACCAGCCCAAGGTAGAAAGGGTCTTCGGTCATCTCGTAGACCAGCCAGCCTTGGGCGATTTGCTGAGTCCACGTTCCCGTGGTGGAGGTGAACGACCCCATCCACATGAGGCGGAAATCCCGGTAGGAGAAGGCTCTGAAGGTACGTTTGACGAGGGACGGTTTATCCCCAGCCGCGTCGGGTTGCTGGGCCATCGTTACTTAGATGCGCCCCTTGGCTGAGCGGATTCGCCTGATTTCGTGGTATTTTCTGACGCTGTCATGAGTCTCTACGGGCGCATCATGCATTGGCGCGAACGGGTGCTGACGCAGCGCGACACCCACCGCAAGGTCTATCCCTTCGAGTGGGGACTGGAATGGCTGGGGATGGAAGGCAACGGCCGGCCCCCCTTGCAGGTGCTGCTCGATCTGGCCCAGGACTCGCTCAGCGACTCGGAAGCCTTTTTCGCCCTCCCGGAGGAGCACGTCAGGGGACGCTGGGCCAAGCGCGGCGACCATCTCGAGTTCGAGTCCCCCGCCGACTGCCTGCTGGAGCAGAACAACCGCGTGCGCTGCCGCGTCTTCGAGGCGCCGGCTTCACGGCGGGCGGTGGTGGTGCTGCCCCAGTGGAACGCCGACGAAGAGAGTCACGTGGGGTTGTGCCGCGTCCTCAGCAAGCTGGGAATCACGGCGGTGCGACATGCCTTGCCTTTTCATGAACACCGGCGCCCCCAGGGCATGGTTCGGGCCGACTACATGGTCAGTCCCAACATCGGGCGCACCATCCACGCCGTCCGCCAGGCCGTGCTCGAAACCCGGCGTCTCGTTCACTTGCTGGGCGAGAAAGGTTACCGGCACATCGGCGTGATGGGCACCAGCATCGGATCATGCGTGGGTTACCTGAGCTTCCTCCACGAACCGCTTCTCAAGACGGGAGTCTTCAACTTCGTCTCGGGATGGTTCGCCGACGTGGTCTGGCAGGGAAATGCCACCCGCTATGTTCGCCGGGGTCTGGAAGGCCGCGTCAGCCTGGAAGACCTGCGCCGCTGCTGGGCTCCCATCAGTCCCATGGCCTACGTGCAGCGGGCGGCGGCCGACAGGCGCCGTCACCTGCTCATCTCGGCCCGCTATGACCTGACCTTCTTGCCCGAAATGAGCGAGGAGGTCTTCAAAGCCTACCGCCGCTACGGAGGACGCCCCGAGGTGGCCTACCTGCCCTGCGGTCACTACACGACCGCCCGCTTCCCCTTCAAATACCTGGACGGATGGCACATCTGCCGATATCTCCGCCGCCATTTGTAGTGGGAAGAATCGAGGAATTCCCAGGTCGCCGGGAAAAATGTCAGAGGCGCTTGCTAAAGTCCCGCACATAACCTTCCAGGAGCTCCTGCCAACGATCCTGGAAGACTTGGAGAAGAGAAGGGCGTACATCAAGCCATCCAGCCTCTTTCAGCCTCTCTGCAAAAGCCTGGAACGCCCTTCTCTCCTTCGGGTTTCCCCTCCCGAGACTCAAGATTCTGGCGCATTGCACTGATCTTTATTGAGCCGGGGCCCTCCGCTTTTGTCCCTGACAGGGACAGATTCGCCAGCCCAGCCCCGGCGAGCGCGAGCGACACGGCGGCGCCACCCTGGGTTTCAGACGGCCAAGGTCCCAACGCATCTGAAAGCGTGGAACAACGCGACAGGGTGGCTCAAACTTCGCCGCACTGCACTAATCCGTGGTGCTCAAGGTTTCGGCCATGCGCACGGCTTCCTCGTGGGAGAGTGCGCGCTCCAGATTGACCGTGGTGATGGCGGCGGCCCGTTGGTAGGCCTCGCGGGCCTTCTCGTTCTGGCCGTCCTTGTGATAAGCGCGCGCCAGCAGGGTCTGGTGGAAGGGATCGTTGTTGGCGGCTTGTTCCAGGTGGTCGATGGCGGCCTTGTAGTCGCCGGCCTCCAGTTTCAGGTAACCGGCCAGGTAGTGGTAGGCGGGCTCGAACTGAGCGGCTGCGGAACCGCCTTCGTCCATGGCCTCGCGCACCCACTCGGCCTCGGCCCAGGCCTCTTCATGGCGTCCCATCTTGGCCAGAGTGCGTCCGCGGCCGTGATGGTAGCGTCCCACCCAGGTCTGCATCTGTTGCTCGGGAAGTCCTGATCCCTCCAACGACTTCAGACCTTTCTCGTAGTCGGCCATGGCCGCTTCCAGGCGCCCGTCCTCCAGATTGATGCGGGCACGCATGTTGTGAATGAACACGGGCGGGAAGTTCTGGACGTTGGGCGACGCCATATAGCCCTCGAGAGCCTCGTCGACGGCTTTGAGGGCCTGATCGGTCTGGCCTTGATGGACCCGCGACAGAATGGTGCCGAAGTGCAGTCCGAAAGCGAAACCGTCTGCCTTGGCCATTCCCTTGGCGTAGGTCTTGCGCGCTTTGTCGTACCTGCCGTCGACCATCTGGCAGTTGCCCTTGAAGAAAAAGATGCGGGGCGTGTCATGGTTCAGTTCATAGGCCCGGTCGAAGGCCCGGCAGGCCGTATCGGGATCGGTGCCCATGGCCAGTTGACCCACCAGCATGTGGGCCCGACGCTCATCGGGATAGAGCCGTGCCATCTCCTGGAAGGCCTTGAGGGCATCGGGAGCGCTTTGGCCGCGGATAAACTTGGCTCCCTTGAGATAGAGCTTCTCGCCCTCGGTCATGCTCTCGGAGAGCTCGTCGGCTTTGGCCAGCATTTCCTGGGCTTGGGGGTTGGGTTGGAACTGGCTGGCGACCATGTGGGCGAATCCCCAATCGGGAGCGGCTTGCAGCAGCTCCTGAGCCTTGGCCGCCAGAGTCGGACCCGGCTGAAAGTTCTCGATCCCATGAGTAATCTCTTCCACCAGTTCGATCGCTTGCTGGGAATCGGTGGAGTATTGAATCGTCTTCTCGGCGGCCAGCATCCAGCCGGACGCCAGCAGAACAACAGCTAGCAGAGCCGTGCTTTTGCTCAACAGCTTCATATTTGGCCTCCTCCTTGTTACGGTTGTTCCTCCACGGGCGAGATCAGGATGTAGGAAGGACGCAGGCCGGTTTCGCCTCGCTAAAACGAGAGGTCATGCCGGCCTTCACGTCGGTGCTTTCGTCTCATCCGGATTCGCCAGAACAAACGTCGTCACAAGCTGGTTCGTTCCAAAAAGATAGGCTTTGCAAAAGCACTGGCGGAGACGAATGGGCGCCTGTGTCCAGACACAAAAAAAAGAGGAGACGCGGCTCGCCGCGTCTCCTCTGCCAAGACGGACCCGAATCGGTTCTGTGGAAACCGAGGGTCGTTCTAATGGACTTCGATGTCGATCTGCTTGGGCTTGGCTTCCTCCCGCTTGGGCAGCGTCAGCATCAGCAGACCGTTCTTGAGATTGGCGCTGATCTTCTCGGGATCGACGTTGCGGGGCAGCGTGAAGTTGCGCTCGAAGCGTCCGTAGCGGCGCTCGATGCGGTGGTACTCGTCGTCCTTGCGCTCGAGCGAACGCTCGCCCGAGATGCTGAGCACGCCGTCCTCGACGGAGATGTTGATGTCGTTCTTCTCGAAGCCGGGCACCTCGGCCGTGAAGGTCATGGAATTTGCGTCCTCGGCTACATCCACGGCCGGTCTCCAACCGCGCGACACTTCGGGAAAGCTGCGGTTGAAGAAGTTCCCGATAGCCTCGTCGAAGAATTTCTGTACGTCGTTGGTCCTCATCAAGTTGGTCATTTCGTCTTCCTCCTCGATCTATCTGAGAGTGATGTCATTGCGTCCCTATTGGGCGTTTACCGCGATCTGGCGGGGCTTGGCCTCTTCCCGCTTGGGGATGGAGATGGTCAGCAGCCCATTCTTGAGGGAGGCGTTGATTCCCGCGGGGTCGACGTTGGTGGGCAGCGTGAAGCTGCGCTCGAAACGCCCGTAGGACCGCTCAACGCGATGGAAGTGACGGCCTTCGTCCTCCTGCTGACGGCTGCGCTCTCCTGAAAGGGTGAGGGTGCCGTCCTCAACCGAGATATTGAGGTCTTCCTTGGTGAAGCCGGGCACCTCGGTGGTGAAGGTCAGGCCCTCGGAGTCCTCGTGGATGTCGACGGCCGGCAGCCAGCCCTTGGAGGCTTCGGGACGATGACGTCCCGGCTCCAGGCTGGGAAAGGCCTGGTCGAAGAGACGAAAGGGCGAATTCGGGTATGGCAATTGGCGACGGATTCTCGTTAAAGTCATTTATTCTTATCCTCCTGTAAATAGGAATGATTTAAAACTGCTTGCTTCCGACTACGTTTAGTGATTTAAGATGGCCCTGCGGGCTTGTCAAGGATGAGGCCGAAAAAAATGGCGCCGGATGATCGCTTTCAGCCGCGGACTTGGTAGTCGGCGAACCCCAGGTCGGATTGGGCCAGGGCATCTGTGAATTCCTGCATCAGGTCCATGCGTTCGCCGTGAGGAAGGAAGGCCGAAAGGGCGCTCTGCAGGATGAGACGGTGAAGGCCATCCCTGCCCAAGTCGAAGTGCTCCACGGCCAGAAGGAACTCGTCGGTCAGCGAGGTCTGAAAGAGGCCGGGATCGTCGGTATTGAGGCTGACCGACAGACCGCGCTTGAAAAGAAGTCCGAAGGGGTTGTTGACCAGTGGACTCCAGGCCCCGGTGGCCTGATTGCTGGTCAGGCACACATCGAGTCCCACCGCGTGCCCGCGCAGGTACTCGATCAGGCGTCCGTCGCGGGCCGCCTGGATGCCGTGGCCGATGCGGTTGGCGCCCAGAATCCGCAGGGCGTCCCACACCTGTTCGGGCCCTCCGGTTTCGCCGGCGTGGACGTGGATGAACAGCTCGTGGGCCCTGGCCCAAAGAAAGACGTCTTGAAATTCGCTCAGCGGGAGGGAGTTCTCGTCGCCGCCCAGCCCCAGCCCGCACACGCCCTTGCGCCGGTTGGCTACCGCCCACTCGGCCGTGCGGCGGGCCTCGTCGGCTCCCCATTGGCGCACGCAGTCGAAGATCCAGCGTATTTTGACGCGGGCCTCGGCTTCGATGGCGGCGCTCCGCTCGAGAACCGCCTCCACGATGGCCTCGGCATCGAATCCGAAGCGGTGGGGAATGGAGGGCGCCAGGATGATTTCGGCGTAACGGATATTGTGCTCACGGAAGTAGTCGGCAAGGTGGTCGAGGATGAGCAGGTAGTCGTCGGCCTGGCGCAGATGCTGGCAAACCGTCTTGTAGGTGGAGAGAAAATCGGCGAAGTCATCATAGGTGAAGAGCTTTTCACGCAGTTCTTTTTGGGAGAGGCCCTTCAGTTCGCTGTCGTATTTGCGCGCCAGCCTCTGCAGCAAGGCGGCGTTGATGGATCCTTCCAGGTGGAGGTGCAGTTCGGCCTTGGGAGCGTCCTGGATTCCCTTCCGGACTCGCTCCAGCGCCTTGTCGCGTTCCTTCATGTCCCTCCTCCCGGGCCGTCCCTCAACCCAGCAGTTGCATCTGCTTGAGGCCGTCGATGGTTTCATCCGAGATCACGTTTTCGTAAGTCTTCAGCTCCCGCTCGGCGGGTGTCCGCTTGCGCATCTCGTCCCAGCACATGGGCGAGACGAAGATCACGTCGGCTTCCTCCACGATTCTCTCGATCAGATCCTCGCGGTCGATGGGAGCGATCCAGAACTTTTTGTCGGTGGAAGGATGAAAAATGTTCATAAAGACCTCCCAGGGTGCGTGCAGGGTTTTCTCGTCCTGGATGACGATGGCGGTATTGCGGTCTTGAGCCTCGCTGAGGATTTCGGTGTATATGGCGTGGCTCGGCTTGATCTCCAGCAGCGGTTTCTTCAAGCTGTCGGCCAGGCGGGTGACCTCGTCCAGGTGCCAGCTCGTGGTGAGCAGGCAATCGGCTTCCTTGAGAAAGCGTTCCTCCTCTTCGCTGGGCTGGCCCTCCAGGTTGACGGGAAAGGCCTCGGCGTTGAGCCTCATTTGCAGTTCGCGCGAAAAAATGAAGGCCTCCTCGCTGTGATCGACGACCGCCAGCTTGAGCTTGCGCAAGTCGGTTCCGTTGACGAAGCTGTTGTAGAGGCGGGAGAACTTGGAAGGCTTCAGTCCCAGGCTCTTGGCTCGTTCGCTGACTTCGCCGAGCAGCTTGAAGATGGCCTTGGAGCGCATCTGCTGGTAGCTCTCGCGCCCGCTCTTCTTCTGCAAGAAGGCTCCGCTGCCCTTGACGATTTCGATGTAGTTCTCCTCCGCCAGGCGGACGTAGATCTTTCGGATGGTCTTGTAGTTGACGTCCAGGTCGTCGGCCAGCTCGCGGATGGAGGGCAGGCGGTCGCCCTCCTGGATCTTGCCGCAGTAGATGGCGCTCAAGAGCTGCCCCTTGATCTGGCGGTAATAGCTCAGATTGACGTTTTCCTTGTCCAGGTTGAACCTGAGGGTTTTTTCCGTCATCAAATCTTGAGCCCGTTCTCGACGGTGATGCGCTCCAGTCCGTCCATGTAGGGACGCAGGACTTCAGGAACCACTACGGTGCCGTCGGCTTCCTGGTAGTTCTCGAGGATGGCTACCCAAGCCCTTCCCACGGCCAGCCCAGAGCCGTTGAGGGTGTGTAGGTAGCGGTTCTTCTTGCCCTCGGCGGGCCGGTAGCGGATGCCGGCGCGGCGGGCCTGGAAGTCCTCGAAGTTGCTGCAGGAAGAGATTTCCCGGTAGGTGTCTTGGCTGGGGATCCAAACCTCCAAATCGTAGGTCTTGGCGGAACTGAAGCCCGTGTCTCCGCTGGACAGCGTCACCACCCGGTAGGGCAGCTCCAGCCTTTGCAGGATGCCTTCGGCGTCGGCGGTCAGCTTTTCCAGTTGCTGGTAGGAATCATCGGGACGGGCGAACTTGACCAATTCCACCTTGTTGAACTGATGCTGGCGGATGAGTCCGCGGGTGTCCTTGCCGTAAGATCCGGCCTCGCTGCGGAAACAGGGCGTGTAGGCGGTCAGGCTGATGGGCAGCCTCTCCTCCTCGATGATTTCTGAGGAGAGCAGATTGGTGACCGGAACCTCGGCCGTGGGGACCAGGTAGTATTCGTGCCCCTGCAGCTTGAAGAGGTCGGCCTCGAATTTGGGGAGCTGTCCCGTGCCCAAGAAGGCCTCCCGGTTGTTGATGTAGGGCGGCAGCACCTCGGTGTAGCCGTTTTCCTTGCTGTGGACGTCCAGCATGAAGCGGGCCAGGGCGTGTTCCAGCCGGGCGCCTGCGCCGTAATAGACGGCGAACCGGGCGCCCGCTATCTTGCCGGCCCTTTGCAGGTCGAGGATGCCCAATCCCTCGCCCAGTTCGACGTGATCCTTGACGGGAAAGTCGAAGGCGGGGGGCGTGCCCAACTTGCGCACCGTTTCATTGGCGCTCTCATCTTCGCCCACCGGCACCGAGTCGTGACACAGGTTGGGGACGTTGAGCAGGAAGGACTCCATGCTCTGGTCCAATAGCTCCAGTTGGCCGTCCAGTTCCTTGATGCGGGCGCCGACCTCCTTCATCTCGGCGATTTGAGAAGAGGCGTCGCCGCCGGAGCGTTTGACGTGGGCGATCTGCTCGCTGGTCTTGTTGCGCCTGGCCCGGAGTTCTTCCCACTGCAAGCGGACGCGGCGTTCTTCTTCGTCCAATTGGCTAAAAGCGTCCTGGTCGAGATCGAAGCCGCGCTGGGCCAGCCTCTCAGCTACGCTGGCGAGGTTTTCGCGTATGAAAATTCGGTCGAGCATGATATGTCGAGTCCTATTATGAGTGATTCGGTGGTCCGGCGCATCCGTGGCGGAAGCGCTCAAAGTTGCAGCGTCCGCAGCCAGCGGCGCAGATCCTCGGCCAGGTCGGGCCGCTCAAGGGCGAAGTCGATGGAGGCTTGCAGATATTCCAGTTTGTTGCCGGCGTCGTAGCGGGTGCCCTCGAACCTGTAGGCATAAACGGGTTCCTGGCGCAGCAGTCTGTGCAGTCCGTCGGTCAATTGAATTTCGCCGCCCTTGCCGGGAGGAGTGTTTTCCAGAGCGTCGAAGATGCCGGGGGTGAGGACGTAGCGCCCGATGATAGCCAGATTGGAGGGCGCTTCCCCCACCCGGGGCTTCTCCACCAGGTCGGTGATGCGGAAGAGGCGCCGGTTGCCCTCCACCGGCTCCACGGCGGGAATGCCGTAGCGGGAGACGGCCTCCGGCTCCACTTCGAACACCGCCAGCACGCTGGCCTGCTTCTCCTGAAAGACCTCGATCAGTTGCTGCATCCCGGGTTTGGCGGAATGGATGATGTCGTCTCCCAGAAAGACGCCAAAAGGTTCGTCGCCCACGTAAGGGCGGGCCACCAGCACAGCGTGCCCCAGCCCCAGCGGTTTCTTCTGGCGCACCGAGGAGATGGTGATCATGTTGGAGAGGCTTTCCACCATCTCCAGCAGGTCGGTCTTGCCCTGCTCGCGCAGCACGGTGGAAAACTGATAGTCGTAGTCGAAATGATCGAGGATGGCGCTCTTGCCCTGCGAGGTCACGAAGCAGAAGTCCTGAAGGCCCGAGGCCACCGCCTCTTCCACCACATATTGAATGGTGGGCTTGTCGACGATGGGCAGCATCTCTTTGGGAATGGCTTTGGTGGCGGGCAGGAAGCGGGTCCCCATTCCGGCGGCCGGAATCACGGCTTTGTGGATTTCCTTCATCGCAATGCGTTTCTCCGAAGGCGAGTTCTCCTTGGCAAGTCGCCGCAGCCCGTCCCGGCGAGGCATGATAGCATGCGTCCGCTCGCCCCGCCCGTCCTTGACCGCGGGGCCGGGGGTTTGCTATCTTTCAAGTTTGCGAAAAAGACGCTTCCCCGCGGGGAGGCCTATCCTTTGAAAGAGGGGAGTGAGAGCATTGGCTGAAGTTCACGTGGGAGACAACGAATCTCTCGAAAGCGCCCTGCGCCGCTTCAAGCGAAAGGTCCAGCAGGAAGATATCATCAAGGATATCAAAAAGCATTCCTTTTACTTGAAGCCGGGTGAAAAGAAGCGCCTGAAGCAGGCCCTGGCCCGCAAACGCGCCCGCAAGAAGTCGCGTCGCTGAGGCGGCTGGCGACTCCTGATTACGACCTTTACCGCCCGAGCAAGTCCGCGAGGCCTGCTCGGGTTTTTTGTGTCCGCAACTTGGAACGGGAAAAATGAACGTCGTCGAGATCATCCGCAAAAAGCGCGACCGCGAGGCCAACCTGCCTGAAGAGATCAAGGGGCTGGTGGCGGGAGTCGTGGAAGGCAAGATTCCCGACTACCAGATCAGCGCCTGGCTCATGGCGGCTTATTTGAACGGTCTGAACGCCGAGGAGACCCGTTCCCTGACGCGGGCCCTGATCGACTCGGGACGCACGGTCGACCTCTCCCACATCAGCGGACTCAAGGTCGACAAGCATTCCACCGGCGGAGTCGGCGACAAGACCTCGCCCGTCATCGCCCCCATCGTGGCCGCGGCGGGCGGACGCGTCCCCATGATCTCGGGACGGGGGCTGGGACACACCGGCGGCACTCTCGACAAGCTGGAGTCGATCCCGGGATTCCGCGTCGACCTTTCGCTGCAGCGCTTCATCCGCCTGGTGGAAGAAGAAGGCTTCGCCCTCATCGGCCAGACCGACGAGTTCACGCCCGGCGACCGCATCCTCTACGGACTGCGCGACGTGACCGCCACGGTGGAGTCGATTCCGCTCATCGTCTCCAGCATCATCTCCAAGAAGGTGGCCGAAGGCATCGACGCCCTGGTGCTCGACGTCAAGACCGGCGACGGCGCCTTCATGAAGACCCTGGACCGTTCTGAAGAACTGGCGCGGGCCTTGACCGAGGCCGGCCGGGGACTGGGCAAGAGGGTGGTGGCGCTGATCACCGACATGTCCCAGCCGCTGGGCCGGACGGTGGGCAATGCCCTGGAAATTCGCGAGTGCATCGAGGTCCTGAGCGGCCAAGGCCCGCAGGATCTGCGCCGGCTGTGCATCGAGCTATCCGCCTACATGCTTTGGCTCTCGGAATTGGCCGAGGACTTGGATTCGGCCCGCCGCCTGGCCGGGGAGCAGATCAGCAGCGGACGCGCCTTGCGCTCCCTGCAGCGGCTGATCGAGAAGCAGCACGGAGACCCGCGGGTGGTGGACGATACCTCCCGCCTGCCTGGACCGCGCTCCGAATTCCAGTATACTGGCCCGCAGTCCGGATTCCTGCAGCAAGCCCGCGCCGCTTCGGTGGGACGTGCGGCCATGCTGCTGGGCGCCGGACGCCAAACGAAGGATTCCAAGATCAATCCGGCGGTGGGCATCGAGATGCTCAAGAAGGTGGGCGACCCCGTGGCGGAAGGCGAAGCCCTGGCCTTGCTCCACTACGACGAGGAAGACCGGCTGCAGGCGGCGCTCAGGGAACTGGAAAGCGCCTTCCGCATTTCGCCGGAGAGCGTCGAGGCTCCTCCGCTGATTCACAAGGTCATCGAATAGTGGACAGACTTATCGGACTCGTCGGCATCGCCTTTCTGCTGGGATTGGCCTACCTCTTCTCGACCAAACGCAGCGCCATCAAATGGAGGACGGTGTTTTGGGGGCTGGTGCTGCAGTTGATCTTCGCCATCTTCGTGCTCAAGATCCCCTTCGGCCAGAAAGCGCTTGAAACCGTCTCCTACGCGGTCACCACCCTGATCGGATTCGCCGATGAGGGCTCCTACTTCCTCTTCCGCGACCTGGTGGCCGAGGGAGCGCCTTTCATCTTCGCCTTCAAGGTACTGCCCATCGTCATCTTCATTTCCAGCTTCTTCAGCGTCCTCTACTACCTGGGGCTGATGCAGGTTATGGTGCTGGGGATGGCCAAACTGATGACCCGCTTCATGTCGGTCAGCGGGGCCGAGTCCCTGGGGGCGGCGGCCAATGTTTTCATGGGCCAGACGGAAGCGCCCATCGTGGTGGCCCCCTACATCAAAAAAATGACCGACTCGGAGCTGATGGCGCTGATGACGGGCGGAATGGCCACCGTCTCGGGCGCCATTCTGGGCGGCTATATCGGGCTGGGCGTCAACGCCCAGTACCTGATCGCGGCCAGCGTCATGGCGGCTCCCGCCTCGCTGGTGGCGGCCAAGATGCTGGTCCCCGAGACCCAGCATTCCCTGACCGCCGGCAAGGTGGAACTGAAGGTCGAGCGCACCGACGTCAACGTCATCGATGCCGCCGCTCGCGGGGCCGGCCAAGGCCTCCAGTTGGCGCTCAACATCGGCGCCATGCTGATCGCCTTCGTTTCCATCATCTATCTGCTCAACGGCATCCTGGGCTGGGTGACGGGATTCTTCGGCACGCCCGTCACCATGCAGGAGATACTGGGCTATGTGCTGGCTCCCCTGACCTACCTGATGGGCGTTCCCTGGCAGGACGCCAGCAACGTGGGCCAACTGATCGGGCTCAAGATCGTCCTCAACGAATTCCTGGCCTACGACGCCATGGCCCAGATGCAGGGATACGCCGCCGAAGCGGGCCGAGGCGAGCCCCTGCTGGGAGCCAAAGCCGAGATGATCGCCACCTACGCCCTGTGCGGATTCGCCAATTTCTCGAGCATCGCCATCCAGATCGGAGGCATCGGCGGACTGGCCCCCGAACGCAAGTCAGACCTGGCCCGCTTCGGACTGCGGGCGGTGCTGGGCGGCTCCATCGCCAGCTTCATGACCGCCACCTTGGCCGGTATCATCTCTTAGGGAGCCGTCATGCAATACCTCTCTCAACTCAACGACGCCGTCCGCTTCCTGCGCGGACACATCGGCGACCCGCCCGACGTGAGCCTGGTTCTGGGAAGCGGGCTGGGAGCGGCCTTTGCCTCCCAGGTCGAGAGCGAACGGTTGAATTACTCGGAGATTCCCCATTTCCCTGTCTCCTCGGTGGTCGGCCATGCCGGCCAATTGGCCTGGGGCCGGCACCGCGGCACCCGCTTCTGCGCGCTGATGGGACGGGTCCACCTCTACGAAGGGCTGGAGCCGCGGCGCGTGGTTTTCGCCGTGCGCGCCCTGGCTATGTGGGGATGCCGGAACTTCCTCATCACCAACGCCGCCGGAGCCGTTAACCGCGAAATGGCCCCCGGCCAACTGATGCTGATCACCGACCACATCAACCTTCAGGGCGCCAATCCCCTGGAGGGCGACAACTACGACGATTTGGGCCAGCGCTTTCCCGACATGTCCGATCCCTATCACCCCGACCTTCGCCGTCTGGCGCTGCAATGCGCCCGGCAACTGGGAATCGAGTTGCGGCAAGGGGTCTACATCGCCGTGCGCGGACCCAGCTAC carries:
- a CDS encoding purine-nucleoside phosphorylase; translation: MQYLSQLNDAVRFLRGHIGDPPDVSLVLGSGLGAAFASQVESERLNYSEIPHFPVSSVVGHAGQLAWGRHRGTRFCALMGRVHLYEGLEPRRVVFAVRALAMWGCRNFLITNAAGAVNREMAPGQLMLITDHINLQGANPLEGDNYDDLGQRFPDMSDPYHPDLRRLALQCARQLGIELRQGVYIAVRGPSYETPAEIRMCRTLGADAVGMSTVPEVIALNHMKRRVAGISCLTNMAAGILDQPLVHDEVLQVTERVKEDFARLVLSWTERMGA